The proteins below come from a single Haliaeetus albicilla chromosome 22, bHalAlb1.1, whole genome shotgun sequence genomic window:
- the RSL1D1 gene encoding ribosomal L1 domain-containing protein 1 isoform X2: MAKGPEHLERAQVKKAVEALLAFARSKAKGDALLLNESENVHLLVTVWKVPRVAQVIKIPLPHGIRPETAEVCLFTKDEPNLSAEQTENLYRKLLIQNGIRSVSQIISYKTLKKEYKLFEAKRRLLNRFDLFLSDDRIRRLLPSHLGKHFYERKKVPLSVNLKARNLAKELQKHIQGTTLPVTNKGCCYTAHIGHTGMKADEIVDNIIAAAEVIAKKLPKNWKNVKILHVKTLRSVALPIFTANISNLDELDSQPSLKKKEVKKGKNKKPKKAAKKLNSSQVTLTTEINANAAAAATKELVIKEKVEVVQEPGDQDDEEIPQLVPLQTTSLAELKKREPSPEKCDNLGKKNKTPLGKRKKQPLALETPKPKHKVTEECADLQTSSKQKKTKQLSMPKEAIKEKEMKKTPKKPEAKSFATPKAGTSIQSAKKSSKTAKQAPKKVRRPQSA, from the exons ATGGCGAAGGGGCCGGAGCATCTGGAGCGCGCCCAG GTGAAGAAGGCGGTGGAGGCCCTCCTGGCGTTCGCCAGGAGCAAGGCCAAGGGAGACGCGCTGCTTCTCAACGAGAGCGAGAACGTCCACCTCCTGGTGACGGTCTGGAAGGTCCCGCGGGTGGCGCAGGTCATCAAAAT ACCACTGCCCCATGGCATTCGACCAGAAACAGCTGAGGTTTGCCTGTTCACAAAGGATGAACCAAATTTATCAGCAGAACAGACTGAAAATCTGTACAGGAAACTTTTAATCCAGAATGGGATCAGAAGTGTTAGCCAG ATCATCTCATACAAAACTCTCAAAAAAGAGTATAAACTATTTGAAGCTAAGCGTCGCCTCCTGAACAGATTTGATCTCTTTCTGTCTGATGACCGAATTAGAAGGCTCTTGCCCTCACATCTAGGAAAACACttttatgaaaggaaaaa gGTACCTTTATCTGTAAACCTGAAAGCCAGAAATCTTGCTAAGGAACTACAAAAACATATCCAGGGGACTACGCTCCCAGTTACCAACAAAGGGTGCTGTTA TACAGCACATATAGGTCACACTGGAATGAAAGCTGATGAGATAGTAGATAATATCATCGCAGCAGCTGAGGTGATTGCTAAGAAGTTACCAAAG aattggaaaaatgtaaaaattcttCACGTCAAAACGCTTAGATCAGTTGCACTTCCGATTTTTACTGCAAATATCTCCAACTTGGATGAGCTTGACAGCCAGCCATCtctcaaaaaaaaggaagtaaag AAGGGAAAGAACAAGAAGCCGAAGAAGGCAGCTAAAAAACTGAATTCAAGTCAAGTCACTTTGACAACTGAAATTAATgctaatgctgctgctgctgctaccaaGGAGCTTgtgataaaagaaaaagtagaagtAGTCCAAGAACCAGGTGATCAGGATGATGAAGAAATTCCACAACTGGTGCCTCTGCAAACAACCAGCTTAGCTGAGCTGAAG aaaagggAACCAAGTCCAGAAAAATGTGACAAcctgggcaagaaaaacaaaacacccctcggtaagagaaagaaacaacCTCTAGCTCTGGAGactccaaaaccaaaacataaagTTACAGAAGAGTGTGCAGACTTGCAGACttcatcaaaacagaaaaaaaccaagcagctcAGCATGCCAAAGgaagcaataaaagaaaaagaaatgaaaaagactcCCAAAAAGCCTGAAGCAAAGTCTTTTGCAACACCCAAAGCTGGCACATCAATACAGTCAGCCAAGAAGTCTTcaaaaacagcaaagcaagcaCCCAAGAAAGTGCGCCGACCACAATCAGCATGA
- the RSL1D1 gene encoding ribosomal L1 domain-containing protein 1 isoform X1, giving the protein MAKGPEHLERAQVRRDGTGRDGPGSARPDPTLTAAAAAVVPLQVKKAVEALLAFARSKAKGDALLLNESENVHLLVTVWKVPRVAQVIKIPLPHGIRPETAEVCLFTKDEPNLSAEQTENLYRKLLIQNGIRSVSQIISYKTLKKEYKLFEAKRRLLNRFDLFLSDDRIRRLLPSHLGKHFYERKKVPLSVNLKARNLAKELQKHIQGTTLPVTNKGCCYTAHIGHTGMKADEIVDNIIAAAEVIAKKLPKNWKNVKILHVKTLRSVALPIFTANISNLDELDSQPSLKKKEVKKGKNKKPKKAAKKLNSSQVTLTTEINANAAAAATKELVIKEKVEVVQEPGDQDDEEIPQLVPLQTTSLAELKKREPSPEKCDNLGKKNKTPLGKRKKQPLALETPKPKHKVTEECADLQTSSKQKKTKQLSMPKEAIKEKEMKKTPKKPEAKSFATPKAGTSIQSAKKSSKTAKQAPKKVRRPQSA; this is encoded by the exons ATGGCGAAGGGGCCGGAGCATCTGGAGCGCGCCCAGGTacggcgggacgggacgggacgggacgggccAGGCTCGGCTC GACCCGACCCGACCTTAACCGCGGCTGCTGCCGCTGTCGTGCCGTTGCAGGTGAAGAAGGCGGTGGAGGCCCTCCTGGCGTTCGCCAGGAGCAAGGCCAAGGGAGACGCGCTGCTTCTCAACGAGAGCGAGAACGTCCACCTCCTGGTGACGGTCTGGAAGGTCCCGCGGGTGGCGCAGGTCATCAAAAT ACCACTGCCCCATGGCATTCGACCAGAAACAGCTGAGGTTTGCCTGTTCACAAAGGATGAACCAAATTTATCAGCAGAACAGACTGAAAATCTGTACAGGAAACTTTTAATCCAGAATGGGATCAGAAGTGTTAGCCAG ATCATCTCATACAAAACTCTCAAAAAAGAGTATAAACTATTTGAAGCTAAGCGTCGCCTCCTGAACAGATTTGATCTCTTTCTGTCTGATGACCGAATTAGAAGGCTCTTGCCCTCACATCTAGGAAAACACttttatgaaaggaaaaa gGTACCTTTATCTGTAAACCTGAAAGCCAGAAATCTTGCTAAGGAACTACAAAAACATATCCAGGGGACTACGCTCCCAGTTACCAACAAAGGGTGCTGTTA TACAGCACATATAGGTCACACTGGAATGAAAGCTGATGAGATAGTAGATAATATCATCGCAGCAGCTGAGGTGATTGCTAAGAAGTTACCAAAG aattggaaaaatgtaaaaattcttCACGTCAAAACGCTTAGATCAGTTGCACTTCCGATTTTTACTGCAAATATCTCCAACTTGGATGAGCTTGACAGCCAGCCATCtctcaaaaaaaaggaagtaaag AAGGGAAAGAACAAGAAGCCGAAGAAGGCAGCTAAAAAACTGAATTCAAGTCAAGTCACTTTGACAACTGAAATTAATgctaatgctgctgctgctgctaccaaGGAGCTTgtgataaaagaaaaagtagaagtAGTCCAAGAACCAGGTGATCAGGATGATGAAGAAATTCCACAACTGGTGCCTCTGCAAACAACCAGCTTAGCTGAGCTGAAG aaaagggAACCAAGTCCAGAAAAATGTGACAAcctgggcaagaaaaacaaaacacccctcggtaagagaaagaaacaacCTCTAGCTCTGGAGactccaaaaccaaaacataaagTTACAGAAGAGTGTGCAGACTTGCAGACttcatcaaaacagaaaaaaaccaagcagctcAGCATGCCAAAGgaagcaataaaagaaaaagaaatgaaaaagactcCCAAAAAGCCTGAAGCAAAGTCTTTTGCAACACCCAAAGCTGGCACATCAATACAGTCAGCCAAGAAGTCTTcaaaaacagcaaagcaagcaCCCAAGAAAGTGCGCCGACCACAATCAGCATGA